From Fusarium fujikuroi IMI 58289 draft genome, chromosome FFUJ_chr07, a single genomic window includes:
- a CDS encoding related to transcription activator CUP2 produces the protein MASNAEKLACESCIRGHRVAKCQHTDRPLLSVSRKGRPVSQCNHCRTLRNSRSVHTKCKCASASHQAMLKQFGQERCQCDEGETCKCAHKTDRRKRKGIQSPLSTDKSTTPSTALSPPESEDRTTETSPTPARSCCAPTSTASHDTTDTIDPISTLNLGIPSAWNSSDVLDTWDPPVLDYLPETFLQSPPNLAGTWDLAPDFGYGPGPIPSFHDPSSTVGPFDASNLFNDIDISQIHIPDEWALGDLTMSESHDPETQSKPL, from the exons ATGGCTTCCAACGCAGAGAAGCTGGCCTGTGAAAGCTGTATTCGTGGCCACCGCGTCGCCAAATGTCAGCATACTG ATCGCCCGCTTCTCAGTGTCAGTAGAAAAGGACGTCCGGTCTCTCAGTGCAATCACTGTAGGACCCTGCGCAACTCCCGATCTGTTCACACCAAATGCAAATGCGCTTCGGCATCACATCAGGCAATGCTGAAGCAGTTTGGACAAG AGCGATGCCAGTGCGATGAGGGTGAGACTTGCAAATGTGCACACAAGACAGATCGCAGAAAAAGGAAGGGCATCCAGTCCCCACTCTCAACAGACAAAAGCACAACACCGTCAACTGCCTTATCGCCTCCCGAATCTGAGGACAGGACTACAGAGACTTCCCCGACACCAGCTCGTTCATGCTGTGCCCCTACTTCAACGGCTTCTCATGATACAACCGACACCATCGACCCAATTTCGACTCTGAATCTTGGTATACCGAGTGCCTGGAACTCTAGCGACGTGCTTGATACATGGGACCCTCCAGTACTGGATTATTTGCCAGAAACCTTCTTACAGAGTCCGCCAAACTTGGCGGGAACCTGGGATCTAGCCCCAGACTTTGGATATGGCCCGGGTCCTATACCGAGTTTTCAcgatccatcatcaacagtgGGGCCATTTGATGCCAGCAATCTTTTCAATGACATCGACATCAGCCAAATACATATCCCGGACGAATGGGCACTTGGGGATTTGACGATGAGTGAGTCCCACGATCCGGAAACACAGTCCAAGCCACTTTAA
- a CDS encoding related to integral membrane protein, with product MSFPVVNGVEVAVPPPSGYRVDFENPLTDASMVRNAYWIFGLEFAIATAFLGQRMYTNAVILRKFLIDDYLILFAWVLSIAAQSCLLNAYSRKLLGVHAWEMPIDSNTQANLLVMCTTLTYIPTTILSKLTLCFFYYRLSPSLWYQYSVYFTGFLCSASLVGIWFSVLFACKPIAAGWDVRMSVGATCINRPPIYITQAAFGCITDVMLLVLPIPTVIGLQMSTRQKLGLVGLFAIGSITLITSIVRLVLLLPSLSNPDQSWSLAEGCLWVIIEANLLIMCGSLPTLRVFLKNVAPRVLGDKSTRKGSEEQSGSANFGLHTFGGSNGPRRKFDTLVELEHDTHFNRVSLRPEGLGKTDVNIYSGRSDESLENNPTGDNDSEDGILQTRTTTVQYTNM from the exons ATGTCGTTTCCTGTCGTGAATGGCGTCGAGGTTGCGGTGCCGCCTCCGTCGGGGTACAGAGTTGACTTTGAGAACCCGCTGACTGACGCGTCGATGGTGAGGAATGCGTATTGGATATTTGGACTGGAGTTTGCGATAGCGACGGCGTTTTTGGGCCAGCGGATGTATACGAATGCAGTGATTTTGCGAAAATTCTTGATTGACGACT ATTTAATTCTTTTCGCTTGG GTCCTCTCTATTGCGGCTCAATCATGTCTTCTCAATGCATACAGTCGCAAACTACTCGGCGTCCATGCATGGGAGATGCCAATCGACAGCAACACCCAAGCTAACCTACTCGTCATGTGCACAACGCTGACGTATATCCCGACGACAATCCTCTCCAAGCTGACGCTCTGCTTCTTTTACTATCGCCTCTCGCCGTCTTTATGGTACCAATACTCGGTCTACTTCACCGGCTTCCTCTGCAGTGCTAGTCTCGTCGGCATTTGGTTCAGTGTTCTGTTTGCATGCAAGCCTATTGCTGCGGGATGGGATGTTAGGATGTCGGTTGGGGCTACTTGCATCAATCGCCCTCCCATCTACATCACCCAGGCTGCCTTTGGTTGCATCACTGATgtgatgctgctggtgttgcctATTCCGACTGTTATCGGTCTGCAAATGTCTACTCGACAGAAGCTTGGTCTCGTTGGTCTCTTTGCTATCGGTTCCATAACTCTCATCACATCCATTGTCCGactggttcttcttctgccgAGCTTGTCAAATCCCGACCAGAGTTGGTCGTTGGCAGAAGGTTGCCTCTGGGT CATCATTGAAGCTAATTTACTCATTATGTGCGGCTCGCTCCCAACCCTTCGCGTCTTTCTCAAGAACGTCGCCCCTCGAGTCCTTGGCGACAAAAGCACCCGCAAAGGCAGCGAAGAACAAAGTGGAAGCGCCAATTTTGGCCTCCATACTTTTGGCGGTTCAAATGGTCCACGACGCAAATTTGATACGCTCGTGGAGCTGGAGCATGATACTCACTTCAACAGAGTGAGCTTGCGGCCCGAAGGGTTGGGTAAGACAGACGTAAACATCTACAGTGGAAGGTCGGATGAGTCTTTGGAGAATAACCCGACTGGGGATAATGATAGCGAGGACGGCATACTGCAGACACGTACTACGACTGTTCAGTATACGAATATGTAA
- a CDS encoding probable alpha-glucosidase (maltase), with protein sequence MTVSRRSKQWWKQAIIYQIYPASFCDSNGDGMGDLQGIISKLDYIASLGVDVIWVCPMYDSPQVDMGYDISNYEDVYAPYGTLQDMEELIRKTHEKGMKIMLDLVINHTSDKHAWFEESRLSKDSPKRDWYIWRPAKYSPEGQRLPPNNWRSNFGGGSVWEWDETTGEYYLHLFAKEQPDLNWENPETRRAIYASSMEFWLDRGVDGFRVDTVNMYSKLQDFPDAPITDPKAKYQPAGLLYCNGPRMHEFLGEMNEILERYGAITVGELPHTPDLEKVLRYVSAKEKQLNMVFQFDVVDIGFGKTHKYETVPKNYTLPQLKDAFGRTQSLIQGTDAWTTVFMENHDQARSVSRFTNDSPEYRVAGAKLLALLQSCLSGTQYVYQGQEIGSVNAPKESYPLENYVDIESYQFLDIVKERSNDEQEIDKAFNALQYLARDHARIPICWSDAKYGGFSEVDQPKEPWMQAHPLSREINVASQLDDPNSVLSFWKKALRFRKEFSDLTVYGDYKLIRREDPDVYAFVKESQVDGSKVAVVLNFTPEEKTLSALTGEELGLSGQEVKLVPVMSTHSGKEQAGVLSPFEGRVYLVT encoded by the coding sequence ATGACTGTCAGCAGACGTTCAAAGCAATGGTGGAAGCAGGCCATCATCTACCAGATCTACCCTGCATCGTTCTGCGACTCCAACGGCGATGGCATGGGTGATCTCCAGGGCATCATATCCAAGCTAGACTACATCGCAAGCCTCGGCGTTGATGTCATCTGGGTATGTCCCATGTACGACAGCCCGCAGGTCGACATGGGCTATGATATCTCCAATTACGAAGATGTCTATGCTCCATACGGCACTCTCCAGGATATGGAGGAGTTGATCCGCAAAACACATGAAAAGGGCATGAAGATtatgcttgatcttgttaTCAACCATACTTCTGACAAACACGCTTGGTTTGAAGAGTCAAGACTCAGCAAGGATAGTCCCAAGCGTGACTGGTACATTTGGAGACCTGCCAAGTACTCCCCAGAAGGCCAACGTCTTCCCCCAAATAACTGGCGCTCCAATTTCGGTGGCGGTAGTGTTTGGGAGTGGGACGAGACAACGGGGGAGTACTACCTACACCTCTTTGCAAAAGAGCAGCCCGATCTCAATTGGGAGAACCCAGAGACGCGTCGCGCCATCTATGCTTCGTCGATGGAGTTTTGGCTCGACAGAGGCGTCGATGGCTTCAGAGTCGACACGGTCAACATGTACTCCAAGCTCCAAGACTTTCCCGACGCGCCCATCACCGACCCGAAAGCGAAATACCAACCTGCCGGTCTTCTCTACTGCAACGGACCTCGAATGCACGAGTTTCTCGGCGAGATGAACGAGATTCTCGAGCGGTATGGGGCCATTACAGTTGGAGAACTGCCTCATACACCGGATCTGGAAAAGGTCCTGAGATATGTGAGCGCGAAagagaagcagctcaacatGGTGTTCCAGTTTGATGTTGTGGATATCGGGTTTGGGAAGACGCATAAGTACGAGACGGTACCGAAGAATTATACCCTTCCTCAGCTGAAAGATGCTTTTGGGAGGACGCAGAGTCTGATTCAGGGGACTGATGCTTGGACGACTGTGTTTATGGAGAACCATGACCAAGCACGCTCTGTGTCACGCTTCACAAACGATAGTCCAGAGTACCGAGTCGCAGGGGCTAAGCTACTGGCTTTGCTGCAGTCTTGTCTAAGCGGTACGCAGTATGTctaccaaggacaagaaatTGGATCCGTCAATGCTCCCAAGGAGAGCTACCCATTAGAGAACTACGTCGACATCGAGAGTTACCAATTCCTCGATATAGTCAAGGAGCGATCAAACGATGAACAAGAGATCGACAAGGCCTTCAATGCTCTTCAATACCTCGCTCGAGACCACGCTCGCATCCCTATCTGCTGGAGTGACGCCAAGTACGGCGGTTTCTCCGAAGTAGACCAACCTAAAGAGCCCTGGATGCAAGCCCATCCTCTATCGCGCGAGATCAACGTCGCATCTCAGCTTGACGATCCAAACAGCGTGCTATCATTCTGGAAGAAAGCACTGCGTTTCCGAAAAGAGTTTTCTGACCTGACGGTGTATGGAGATTATAAGCTTATCCGGCGGGAGGACCCTGATGTTTATGCTTTTGTTAAGGAGTCTCAGGTTGATGGTTCCAAGGTTGCTGTTGTTCTGAACTTTACTCCTGAGGAGAAGACGTTGAGTGCTCTGACAGGTGAAGAGCTTGGTCTTAGTGGACAGGAAGTCAAGTTGGTGCCTGTTATGTCGACACATTCTGGAAAAGAACAGGCTGGTGTCTTGTCGCCGTTTGAAGGAAGGGTTTACCTAGTCACTTAG
- a CDS encoding probable maltose permease (MalP), with protein MSDSKVDNGIAPVAVPVDANVAHEAAAATEAEHNMGLLQSFKLYKKACLWSIFLSLCIIMEGFDVVLLGNLFAYPPFQKKFGVEQPDGTYQLTAAWQSGLSNGTLCGQILGLFLNGIIADRFGYRKTLIGALIGCIGFIFIIFFSETLVQLLIGEILIGVPWGVFQTLTTTYASEVCPTHLRAYLTTYVNLCWVLGQFIASGVLRAMVSRTDEWGYKIPFALQWMWPVPLIIGIYLAPESPWWLVRRGRIEEAKISLERLTVRNSNVDFKLDETISMMVHTNEMEKEAQSGTSYFDLFKGVSLRRTEIVCVTWMIQTLCGSTFMGYSTYFYQQAGMGVENSFSMSLGQYAIGAVGTVFSWFLMGWFGRRTLYLYGQLAMCVFLLAIGCVAFAGRENVAAQWTIGSLLLIYTFTYDSTVGPVCYSLVAELSSTRLRTKTVVLARNAYNITGIMTNIITPRMLNPSAWNWGAKAGFFWAGTCFLCAVWTYFRLPEPKGRTYGELDVLFERGVAARQFKTTGVERVDAEFQTKEKASAVYVEKVDSNAS; from the coding sequence ATGTCTGATAGCAAGGTTGACAATGGCATCGCCCCTGTCGCGGTGCCAGTCGACGCCAACGTCGCTCATGAAGCCGCTGCTGCTACTGAGGCCGAGCACAACATGGGCCTGCTACAGTCGTTCAAGCTCTACAAGAAAGCTTGTCTGTGGtccatcttcctctccctctgcatcatcatggaAGGTTTCGATGTTGTCCTCCTCGGAAACCTCTTCGCTTATCCCCCGTTCCAGAAaaagtttggtgttgagcagcCAGACGGCACGTATCAACTGACAGCTGCCTGGCAATCTGGTCTCTCCAACGGAACTCTCTGCGGTCAAATTCTCGGTCTCTTCCTCAACGGTATCATTGCTGATCGCTTCGGTTACCGCAAGACACTGATCGGTGCGCTTATTGGCTGCATCggtttcatcttcatcatcttcttctccgagACCCTGGTCCAGCTTCTCATTGGAGAGATACTTATTGGTGTTCCCTGGGGTGTCTTCCAGACTCTCACTACAACCTACGCCTCTGAAGTCTGCCCTACCCACCTCCGCGCTTATCTCACCACCTATGTCAACCTCTGCTGGGTCCTCGGCCAGTTCATCGCCTCTGGTGTTCTCCGAGCCATGGTTTCTCGCACTGACGAGTGGGGTTACAAGATCCCATTTGCTCTCCAGTGGATGTGGCCTGTTCCTCTGATCATCGGAATCTACCTCGCTCCCGAGTCTCCCTGGTGGCTTGTTCGCCGCGGTCGCATCGAAGAGGCCAAGATCTCCCTCGAGCGTCTTACCGTCCGCAACAGCAATGTCGACTTCAAGCTCGATGAGACCATTTCCATGATGGTACACACCAACGAGATGGAAAAGGAAGCTCAGTCTGGTACCTCATACTTTGACCTCTTCAAGGGTGTCAGTCTTCGACGAACTGAGATTGTCTGTGTTACCTGGATGATCCAGACTCTCTGCGGCTCAACCTTTATGGGGTACTCTACCTACTTCTACCAGCAGGCCGGTATGGGTGTTGAGAACAGCTTCTCAATGTCCCTTGGTCAGTATGCCATCGGTGCTGTCGGTACCGTCTTTTCCTGGTTCCTCATGGGTTGGTTCGGTCGTCGCACCCTCTACCTCTACGGACAGCTCGCCATGTGTGTCTTTCTCCTGGCCATTGGCTGTGTCGCCTTTGCTGGTCGCGAGAATGTTGCTGCTCAGTGGACCATCgggtctcttcttctcatctacACCTTTACCTACGATTCGACCGTCGGACCTGTCTGCTACTCTCTTGTCGCTGAGCTGTCCTCCACTCGTCTCCGAACCAAGACCGTCGTCCTCGCCCGAAACGCATACAATATCACTGGAATCatgaccaacatcatcaccccTCGCATGTTGAACCCGTCTGCTTGGAACTGGGGTGCCAAGgctggcttcttctgggctGGAACCTGCTTCCTCTGTGCTGTCTGGACCTACTTCCGTCTTCCTGAGCCCAAGGGCCGTACTTATGGTGAACTTGATGTTCTCTTCGAGCGTGGGGTCGCTGCTCGCCAGTTCAAGACTACTGGAGTTGAGCGAGTTGATGCCGAGTTCCAGACCAAGGAAAAGGCTAGTGCCGTGTATGTTGAGAAGGTAGATAGCAATGCTTCTTAG
- a CDS encoding putative protein produces the protein MLTDFPNEIQCQIIRLLDPVGLISVSQSSRHFRRLVNPQKRHLVERLLQVELSAEHGGPTLTYRSRDSRLEPSWQDAAWESMRWACTSCLRLLSNKFFDNQSLLRLSYRKPLPNSDAAQMITTWEPRPNWRPQDRLAPGSEAYQLEKSRRRIYSFAVTKGVMCDVEGHPAEHLDILDVTVLAGFEKLFEKEFRDMDDDEQLELFDKIALLIENDDCGKKRYLRKCIECKFRKGSLSHRLVGDRGSQSFPVIPSRRVGFKSDLDRNFPGFLGTLKSEQPFVKSHSVGVYLYTMYMARCRRCERWQEIRSFRLEGHRWGWRHGVSEEAELPGKKHDTSFCNKCLSDTRGREQLTESLTKWILALLDKRLSLYVSQLYHLLNTQYYTPVYHLPQTEAEEWGVLLQQTPKVIIGLTSGLSRENLDLINTRRRQWKDLLDRAKQSDAQNPQYRVLDGLYDKWVRRSDAIESKWKWMMSCREEIEDNPELLVDWALHRDGAAFT, from the coding sequence ATGCTTACTGACTTTCCGAACGAGATCCAATGTCAGATCATCCGTCTCCTCGACCCCGTCGGCCTCATTTCAGTGAGCCAATCCAGCAGACACTTTAGACGTCTTGTGAACCCGCAAAAGAGACACTTAGTCGAgcgtcttcttcaagttGAGTTGTCAGCTGAGCACGGCGGCCCAACTCTCACCTATCGGTCAAGAGACAGCAGATTGGAGCCCAGTTGGCAAGATGCAGCATGGGAATCAATGCGTTGGGCTTGCACAAGCTgccttcgtcttctttcAAACAAATTCTTCGATAACCAGTCGCTGCTACGTTTGAGCTACCGGAAGCCTCTTCCGAACTCTGATGCTGCTCAGATGATTACTACCTGGGAACCTCGCCCCAACTGGCGGCCTCAGGATCGACTGGCCCCCGGCTCTGAAGCATATCAGTTGGAGAAAAGCAGACGCAGAATTTACTCTTTCGCGGTGACAAAAGGCGTCATGTGTGATGTCGAAGGACATCCAGCTGAACATTTGGACATTTTAGACGTGACCGTTTTGGCTGGGTTTGAAAAGCTGTTTGAGAAGGAATTTCGCGATatggacgatgatgaacaacTGGAGTTGTTTGACAAAATCGCACTTCTGATTGAGAACGATGACTGCGGTAAGAAAAGATATCTTCGGAAATGCATTGAGTGCAAATTTCGCAAAGGATCCTTGTCTCATCGGCTTGTGGGCGATCGTGGCAGTCAAAGCTTTCCCGTCATTCCCAGTCGGCGAGTCGGTTTCAAGTCAGACCTGGATCGCAATTTCCCAGGATTCCTCGGTACACTGAAAAGCGAGCAGCCGTTCGTGAAAAGCCACAGCGTCGGTGTGTATCTGTATACCATGTACATGGCTCGGTGCCGCAGATGCGAGCGCTGGCAAGAGATCCGGTCTTTTCGCTTAGAAGGACACCGTTGGGGATGGAGACATGGTGTATCTGAGGAAGCAGAGTTACCAGGAAAGAAGCATGACACGAGCTTCTGCAACAAGTGCCTTTCTGACACCAGAGGCCGTGAACAACTCACTGAATCTCTGACGAAATGGATTTTGGCTCTCCTTGACAAGAGACTTAGTCTCTATGTATCACAGCTATATCACCTTCTCAACACCCAGTACTACACGCCCGTCTACCACCTTCCACAAACCGAGGCGGAGGAGTGGGgagttcttcttcaacagacGCCGAAGGTTATCATAGGTCTCACTTCGGGCTTATCCCGTGAGAATCTTGATCTTATCAATACCCGTCGCAGACAATGGAAAGATCTCTTGGACCGGGCGAAGCAGAGCGATGCCCAAAATCCGCAGTATCGGGTCCTTGATGGCCTTTACGACAAATGGGTCCGTCGGTCGGATGCTATTGAAAGCAAATGGAAGTGGATGATGAGCTGTAGAGAGGAGATTGAAGATAATCCTGAGCTTTTGGTTGATTGGGCCCTTCACAGGGATGGGGCTGCTTTTACGTGA
- a CDS encoding related to transcription activator, with protein sequence MTGRISKACDPCRVRKVKCNGSVPCSQCGHLNLACVYSAATSKRRPTVRGRLVAQIREGTKPDDARSNSASPQTDDPSPVAYNAIPTSIGSAYSSDFFLNLLLDYERVVFPVNPIVLPSEIVAAIEVMDQSFEDAALVYAYAAVTINLTQTSWDSEGEAPVRITELMNLSFRAHRQSEMGVGILGRLPVTVKRIVTCVFLEICLMAFKRFDRSFVILREAIAMIQMLDLDRYKDASLTDHELATRQRLYCEISIHERFLTIVAGHPAILPMLSPSVPAPDHELPPHVNQGFNRLIELFHVLDDTFLAHWRAQQDPQATAPEMTAAWIEHKQAQLDQNEIDAAETDNALVSSGWGLSELQHVDLFITRLWMRILVWQLALSQGLLQSAVPQNSHEGFSMHFPAQRLSTQLRNVVLRLERVESIGLHGSGILQKLFEITSTVADVLALPIGPGEEHDAEARVEDFLFLVTFLLSFDRIHQNQREYLKEKLSALQREQSGFQNLATYNPDGWCDQQQ encoded by the coding sequence ATGACCGGAAGAATCTCAAAGGCCTGCGATCCATGTCGCGTTCGCAAAGTCAAATGCAACGGCTCTGTCCCTTGTTCGCAATGTGGTCATCTCAATCTGGCATGCGTCTACTCCGCTGCAACCTCCAAGCGAAGACCAACCGTGCGAGGCCGATTGGTAGCGCAGATTCGAGAGGGGACAAAGCCTGATGATGCAAGGTCCAATTCTGCTTCGCCACAGACTGATGATCCTTCACCTGTCGCTTACAATGCGATACCGACGAGCATTGGATCGGCGTACTCTTCAGACTTTTTTCTCAATCTGCTACTCGACTATGAACGCGTGGTTTTTCCCGTCAATCCAATTGTTCTCCCTTCGGAGATTGTGGCTGCAATTGAGGTGATGGATCAAAGCTTTGAGGATGCCGCGCTTGTATACGCATACGCCGCTGTCACCATCAACCTGACACAGACATCTTGGGACTCGGAAGGCGAAGCACCTGTCAGAATCACAGAGCTCATGAACCTCAGCTTCAGGGCGCATAGGCAATCCGAGATGGGCGTTGGTATTCTTGGGAGGCTACCAGTCACAGTCAAACGTATTGTCACATGCGTATTTCTAGAGATCTGTCTCATGGCGTTCAAGCGATTCGACCGCAGTTTTGTCATTCTTCGAGAAGCCATTGCAATGATTCAGATGCTCGACTTAGATCGATACAAGGATGCCTCACTAACCGACCACGAACTAGCCACCCGACAGCGTCTGTACTGCGAGATTTCCATCCACGAACGTTTCCTCACGATAGTAGCCGGCCATCCCGCTATTCTTCCAATGCTCAGCCCGAGTGTCCCAGCACCAGACCATGAACTTCCTCCCCACGTTAACCAAGGTTTCAATCGGCTGATTGAGCTATTTCACGTACTGGATGATACCTTTTTGGCTCACTGGAGAGCCCAGCAAGATCCACAAGCTACGGCTCCAGAAATGACTGCTGCGTGGATTGAGCATAAACAAGCTCAGCTCGATCAGAACGAGATTGACGCTGCAGAGACTGATAATGCTTTGGTGTCGAGTGGCTGGGGTTTGTCGGAGCTTCAGCATGTGGACCTGTTCATCACACGATTATGGATGAGAATTCTGGTCTGGCAGCTTGCGTTATCTCAAGGGCTTCTACAGTCTGCAGTACCACAGAACTCTCATGAGGGCTTTTCGATGCATTTCCCCGCACAGCGTTTATCAACTCAATTACGCAATGTGGTTCTCCGATTGGAGAGGGTTGAGAGCATTGGACTGCATGGATCTGGGATCCTGCAGAAGCTGTTTGAGATTACGAGTACCGTGGCTGATGTGTTGGCGCTGCCAATTGGACCAGGCGAAGAACACGATGCTGAAGCGAGAGTTGAGGACTTTTTGTTCCTTGTCAcgttcttgttgagctttGATAGGATTCATCAGAATCAGAGAGAgtacttgaaggagaagttgagTGCTCTACAGAGGGAGCAATCGGGATTTCAAAATCTGGCTACGTATAATCCGGACGGTTGGTGTGATCAACAGCAATAG
- a CDS encoding related to 6-hydroxy-d-nicotine oxidase, whose protein sequence is MKTSASVLAWASALLAASPAVAMETCCASLEAKGLKHVYYPNSNGYKTRTESYFSVSSQLEPYCIVQPESAKDVSTIVKTLTSDTKCNFAIRSGGHTVWAANNINDGVTIDMGLMNKTTYVKNTKVAQIQAGSIWRDVYGALEPYGATAAGGRTSTVGVAGFLTGGGNTFYTARRGFGCDQVVNFEVVLGDGRIVNANKDNNADLWEALKGGSANFGIVTRFDVQAFDAPLLWGGLVTYSAEETTDAHVQAYKDWTDNIVNYQDGSVIPFWSYTPQAGKIGITVSYEDTTGAVAPKALDEFWKIPYETSNLRKDTHRNMTIELELVAGYRNVWFAITFKNKLGLYKKALELHKQFVSDWKAQSPDGDFICHAIFQAIPTIFSKHSLERGGNVVGLDREKDNAVMFQVQLMINGVEQEKIARERMVRFRKTMKQYSIDQGAAVDWEYLNYADFTQDPLSTYGPKNVEFIRKVAKKYDPKGVFQTRLPGGFKISKVA, encoded by the exons ATGAAGACGAGCGcctcagtcttggcttgggcATCAGCCCTCCTCGCTGCTTCACCCGCCGTAGCAATGGAGACTTGC TGTGCCTCACTTGAAGCAAAGGGTCTGAAGCACGTCTACTACCCCAATAGTAACGGCTACAAGACCCGCACTGAGTCGTACTTTTCCGTGTCGTCGCAGCTGGAGCCCTACTGTATCGTTCAGCCCGAGAGCGCCAAGGATGTATCTACGATTGTCAAGACATTGACATCTGATACAAAGTGTAATTTCGCGATTCGAAGCGGTGGACACACCGTCTGGGCGGCGAATAACA TCAACGATGGTGTCACTATTGACATGG GATTGATGAACAAGACCACGTATGTCAAGAACACAAAGGTCGCTCAGATCCAAGCTGGTTCCATCTGGCGGGATGTCTATGGCGCCCTTGAGCCATATGGTGCTACTGCTGCAGGCGGTCGCACTTCGACTGTCGGTGTCGCTGGCTTCTTGACTGGCGGAGGCAATACCTTTTATACTGCCCGTCGGGGTTTTGGCTGCGACCAGGTTGTCAACTTTGAGGTTGTCCTCGGCGACGG ACGCATCGTCAATGCCAACAAGGACAACAACGCCGATCTATGGGAGGCCCTCAAAGGTGGCTCAGCCAACTTCGGTATCGTCACCCGCTTCGACGTCCAGGCCTTCGACGCTCCTCTCCTCTGGGGCGGCCTGGTTACCTACTCGGCCGAAGAAACAACCGATGCGCACGTCCAGGCCTACAAAGACTGGACCGATAATATCGTCAACTATCAGGATGGATCAGTCATTCCTTTCTGGAGTTACACTCCTCAGGCTGGCAAGATCGGCATCACTGTGTCGTACGAGGATACCACTGGTGCTGTCGCTCCAAAGGCCTTGGACGAGTTCTGGAAGATTCCTTATGAGACTTCCAACCTACGCAAGGATACTCATCGCAACATGAcgattgagcttgagcttgtcgctgGATACCG CAACGTCTGGTTCGCCATCACCTTCAAGAACAAACTCGGCTTGTACAAGAAGGCTCTAGAGTTGCACAAGCAATTCGTCAGCGACTGGAAGGCTCAATCCCCCGACGGCGACTTTATCTGCCACGCCATCTTCCAGGCCATCCCtaccatcttctccaagcacTCCCTCGAGCGAGGCGGCAACGTCGTCGGTCTTGACCGCGAGAAGGACAATGCCGTCATGTTCCAGGTCCAGCTGATGATCAACGGCGTCGAGCAAGAGAAGATTGCTCGTGAGCGCATGGTTCGCTTCCGTAAGACGATGAAGCAGTACAGTATCGATCAGGGCGCTGCTGTCGACTGGGAGTATCTCAACTACGCCGACTTTACCCAGGATCCTCTGTCTACTTATGGCCCTAAGAATGTTGAGTTCATTCGCAAGGTTGCTAAGAAGTATGACCCCAAGGGAGTATTCCAGACTAGACTGCCTGGCGGATTCAAGATCTCCAAGGTTGCTTAA